In one Actinomyces trachealis genomic region, the following are encoded:
- a CDS encoding FtsW/RodA/SpoVE family cell cycle protein: MGKPGERRWLPRRRRKAVDGPRPGESAVLSYYGLGLTTLLLLAIGLVMVFSVLSVGLAAEDSHKAQEIYRYAVFPVVGVIGALIISRLAVRALKRSWFLVLAAGLIAQVATLIFGVDINGNRNWLYIPFIGPVQPSEFLKIGLVLALGALVERFHGRLAEPKVLLGAIGLPVVLSTGLVMAGGDMGTVIVLALIVAGALWIGGLAKRWFVLALLVGVFAFAVSSMLSLNRRTRILDWLGIGPPDFMGTGYQPRHALWAIATGRWTGVGLGASRQKWGYLTQSESDYIYAILCEELGLLGGLLVLLLFLAFGYFCMRIIRRSQDVFTSVTVGAIACWIVGQALINISVVLRVLPVLGVPLPFISRGGSSLIAVLLAVGVLLCFARSEPDARAALAVRGGAVRRTLAVITPRRRKHDRS, from the coding sequence ATGGGTAAGCCGGGCGAGCGCAGGTGGCTGCCGCGCCGACGGCGCAAGGCCGTTGACGGGCCGAGACCAGGGGAGTCGGCCGTACTCAGCTACTACGGGCTTGGCTTGACCACGCTGCTGCTCCTGGCGATTGGCCTGGTTATGGTCTTCTCCGTGCTGTCGGTTGGACTAGCGGCAGAGGACTCACACAAGGCGCAGGAGATCTACCGTTACGCCGTCTTCCCGGTGGTGGGCGTCATTGGTGCCTTGATCATCTCTCGGCTGGCCGTGCGGGCCCTCAAACGATCCTGGTTCCTGGTGCTCGCGGCCGGTCTCATTGCCCAGGTGGCCACGCTCATCTTTGGTGTGGATATCAACGGAAACCGCAACTGGCTGTACATCCCATTCATTGGTCCGGTGCAGCCCTCAGAGTTTCTTAAGATCGGGCTGGTACTGGCGCTCGGTGCGCTTGTGGAGCGTTTTCACGGTCGGCTCGCGGAACCCAAGGTGCTGCTGGGCGCGATAGGACTGCCAGTAGTCCTGTCTACCGGCTTGGTGATGGCGGGCGGCGACATGGGTACGGTCATCGTCTTGGCTCTGATCGTGGCTGGCGCCTTGTGGATTGGGGGACTGGCCAAACGTTGGTTCGTTCTGGCCCTGCTTGTGGGAGTCTTTGCCTTCGCAGTAAGTTCGATGCTCTCTCTTAACCGACGTACCCGCATTCTTGACTGGCTGGGTATCGGCCCCCCCGACTTCATGGGTACGGGCTATCAGCCACGTCACGCCTTGTGGGCGATCGCGACTGGACGCTGGACCGGGGTGGGACTGGGGGCTTCACGCCAGAAGTGGGGCTACCTGACCCAGTCAGAGAGCGATTACATTTACGCGATCCTCTGCGAGGAGCTTGGTCTGCTGGGGGGACTGCTGGTCCTCCTGCTATTCCTGGCCTTCGGGTACTTCTGCATGCGTATCATACGGCGTAGCCAGGATGTCTTCACCTCAGTGACCGTCGGTGCGATCGCCTGCTGGATCGTGGGACAGGCGCTGATAAACATCTCCGTGGTGCTCCGAGTCCTGCCGGTTTTGGGCGTGCCCTTGCCTTTCATCTCCCGCGGCGGTTCTTCACTGATCGCTGTGTTGCTAGCGGTGGGCGTCCTACTGTGCTTTGCCCGCAGCGAGCCTGACGCCCGAGCCGCGCTGGCCGTGAGAGGTGGCGCTGTCCGACGTACCCTGGCCGTCATCACCCCCCGTAGGAGGAAACATGACCGATCCTGA
- the murG gene encoding undecaprenyldiphospho-muramoylpentapeptide beta-N-acetylglucosaminyltransferase — MTDPDATHGSSSDSGEVGSAAASTGLRVLLAGGGTAGHVNPLLATAAALRATDPTVQLLVLGTATGLEADLVPAAGLEMVTIAKVPLPRRPSLDLLRLPGRLKAAMDGARRAIEQINANVVIGFGGYVSTPAYLAARKLGVPVVIHEQNARPGLANKVGARWARAVALTFASTPLKARVGRTEFTGLPLRPEIAALIEEQATDAGRAQARQQGAAALGLDPTLPTLLVTGGSLGAQHLNEVLCAVMPSIPEGMQVLHLTGKEKDAPVRSVREQAVASGVTSLGSRYHVLDYLPQMEHAYACADAVICRSGAGTVAELTALGLPALYVPLPIGNGEQRLNAADVVAAGGGRIIADAELRTEHVVDFMALVADPVRREPMAQVTRGAGVRDGAQRLVALVGAVARAAQRAAAERP, encoded by the coding sequence ATGACCGATCCTGACGCCACGCACGGCTCGTCCTCCGACTCCGGCGAGGTGGGCTCCGCAGCCGCCAGCACCGGTCTGCGAGTGCTGCTGGCTGGAGGCGGCACCGCTGGCCACGTGAACCCGCTGCTGGCCACGGCTGCTGCCCTACGAGCCACTGACCCAACGGTCCAGTTGCTGGTGCTTGGCACCGCTACCGGCCTGGAGGCGGACCTGGTCCCCGCCGCAGGCCTGGAGATGGTCACGATCGCCAAGGTCCCGCTGCCGCGGCGCCCCAGCTTGGACCTCCTGCGCCTGCCAGGACGCCTAAAGGCTGCCATGGACGGTGCGCGTCGTGCTATCGAGCAGATCAACGCGAACGTGGTCATCGGCTTTGGCGGCTACGTCTCAACCCCCGCTTACCTGGCTGCCCGCAAGTTGGGAGTGCCAGTGGTCATCCACGAGCAGAACGCCCGCCCGGGCCTGGCTAACAAGGTGGGCGCCCGTTGGGCTCGCGCCGTGGCCCTGACCTTCGCTTCCACCCCGCTCAAGGCCCGCGTAGGCCGAACTGAGTTCACCGGCTTGCCCCTGCGCCCGGAGATTGCCGCCCTGATAGAGGAGCAGGCCACCGATGCCGGGCGCGCCCAGGCACGTCAGCAGGGTGCCGCCGCCCTGGGGCTCGACCCCACGCTACCCACCCTGCTGGTTACCGGCGGCTCGCTAGGCGCTCAGCACCTCAACGAGGTCCTCTGCGCCGTCATGCCCTCCATCCCCGAAGGGATGCAGGTGTTGCACCTGACCGGCAAGGAGAAGGACGCCCCCGTCCGCTCCGTCCGGGAGCAGGCAGTGGCCAGTGGCGTCACCAGCCTGGGTTCCCGCTACCACGTGCTCGATTACCTGCCCCAGATGGAGCATGCCTACGCCTGCGCCGACGCCGTGATCTGCCGCTCTGGTGCCGGAACCGTGGCTGAGCTCACCGCACTAGGCCTGCCTGCCCTCTATGTGCCCCTGCCGATTGGCAACGGTGAGCAGCGACTGAACGCCGCAGACGTCGTCGCCGCTGGAGGCGGTCGGATTATTGCCGACGCCGAACTGAGAACCGAGCATGTGGTTGACTTCATGGCGCTCGTTGCCGACCCGGTGCGCCGGGAGCCCATGGCTCAAGTAACTCGTGGGGCGGGTGTGCGTGACGGTGCGCAACGGCTAGTAGCCCTGGTGGGGGCGGTAGCCCGGGCGGCCCAGCGTGCGGCTGCCGAACGCCCCTGA
- the murC gene encoding UDP-N-acetylmuramate--L-alanine ligase, whose protein sequence is MGSTEQHQSRAGSLEGRQFHLIGVGGAGMSVVAELLAERGATVSGSDSHDSEALAHLRKAGVQVCVGHDAAAVPAEATVVVSTAIKDTNPELAAARSRGQKVIHRSQALALAAQGRDFVAVAGAHGKTTTSGMLAEALTQAGADPSFAIGGVVCAIGTGAHLGQGRAFVAEADESDRSFLNYSPRVEVVTNVEPDHLDNYGSTEAFEQAFLDFSARLVPGGLLVACADDPGALRLARAAAVAGTRVQTFGTTSAAEICGGSVGEGHVQLTVLAAEGDGTTASLRLQRSDGGLVGPVEFHLSVPGSHVALDAAGAWAAGLELGVEPGLMARSLGAFGGTKRRFEDRGEAAGVRVVDDYAHHPTEIEALMRTARAVAQVRGGRVLALFQPHLFSRTQSFAQRFGATLGQADLVIVTDVYPAREIAEDFPGVNGGTVAQYLPDGRGYFVPSREEAAHAIAAAARPGDLLLTIGAGDVTELGAVVLADLAASAGVQTGN, encoded by the coding sequence ATGGGTAGCACTGAGCAGCACCAGTCACGGGCAGGCAGCTTAGAAGGCCGCCAGTTCCACCTGATCGGGGTGGGGGGCGCTGGCATGAGCGTGGTGGCTGAGCTGCTGGCTGAGCGCGGTGCCACCGTCTCCGGCTCTGACTCCCACGACTCCGAAGCGCTTGCACACCTGCGCAAGGCTGGCGTGCAGGTGTGTGTAGGCCATGATGCCGCTGCGGTACCTGCCGAGGCAACCGTGGTGGTCTCCACCGCGATCAAGGACACCAACCCTGAGTTAGCCGCCGCCCGCAGCCGTGGCCAGAAGGTCATCCACCGCTCCCAGGCTTTGGCACTGGCCGCCCAAGGCCGGGACTTCGTAGCTGTGGCGGGCGCCCATGGCAAGACCACCACCTCCGGCATGCTGGCTGAGGCCCTGACCCAGGCAGGCGCTGACCCCTCCTTCGCGATCGGGGGAGTGGTCTGCGCAATTGGCACCGGCGCACACCTGGGCCAGGGGCGAGCATTCGTTGCTGAGGCGGATGAGTCTGACCGCTCCTTCCTGAACTACAGCCCGCGTGTAGAGGTCGTCACCAATGTCGAGCCGGATCATCTGGACAACTACGGCAGCACTGAGGCCTTCGAGCAGGCTTTCCTGGACTTCTCTGCCCGTCTGGTGCCCGGCGGTCTGTTGGTGGCCTGCGCTGATGACCCCGGTGCCCTGCGTCTAGCTCGTGCGGCGGCTGTAGCCGGGACCCGCGTGCAGACTTTCGGCACCACCAGCGCGGCGGAAATCTGTGGTGGATCGGTTGGGGAGGGGCACGTGCAGCTGACTGTGCTGGCTGCCGAGGGCGACGGCACCACCGCCAGCCTGAGGCTCCAGCGGAGCGACGGCGGTCTGGTTGGTCCCGTTGAGTTCCATCTCTCCGTTCCTGGTTCGCATGTGGCTCTTGATGCTGCTGGCGCCTGGGCCGCCGGACTGGAGCTTGGCGTGGAGCCGGGGTTGATGGCCCGCAGTCTGGGGGCTTTCGGCGGTACCAAACGCCGTTTCGAGGACCGGGGTGAGGCGGCCGGGGTACGCGTGGTAGACGACTACGCCCACCACCCCACCGAGATTGAGGCACTTATGCGCACCGCCCGCGCTGTTGCGCAGGTGCGGGGCGGTCGCGTGCTGGCTTTGTTCCAGCCCCACCTGTTCTCCCGCACCCAGAGCTTTGCGCAGCGGTTTGGGGCGACCCTGGGGCAAGCGGACCTGGTCATTGTCACGGACGTTTACCCGGCCCGTGAGATCGCTGAGGACTTCCCCGGCGTCAACGGCGGCACCGTCGCCCAGTATCTGCCTGACGGCCGTGGGTACTTTGTGCCCAGCCGGGAGGAGGCGGCGCACGCGATCGCTGCCGCCGCCAGGCCGGGTGATCTGCTGCTGACTATCGGTGCGGGTGACGTCACCGAGCTGGGAGCAGTCGTCCTGGCTGATCTGGCTGCAAGTGCGGGCGTGCAGACGGGCAACTGA
- a CDS encoding cell division protein FtsQ/DivIB: MRKPSAPRPGADAQPAPQRGAENQTVRESQVARNIPDGLRTGNLPVVRHTGTRGLETLSDRRSQVVSTGLEDRLKERREAVRRLRRRRVLLGLAAVLVLGVVGWVALFSPLLALKLDQVEIHGSDGSVSEEQIRQLYAPLEGRSLLRLDMGELETATVRSLVRIRAAGVSRSWPNGLVVQLEMREPVAVRQTDGGYEVLDAQAVVLETVATPPGGLASLQAPVGQQLSAEMVTAVVTAVGSLDAQTRAQVVSGTASAAGQVTLTLQSGARVMWGDASQPELKAQVLRTLLGTQAKVYDVSSPKYPTTS; the protein is encoded by the coding sequence ATGCGTAAGCCATCTGCACCACGGCCGGGCGCTGACGCGCAGCCAGCCCCGCAGCGCGGCGCCGAGAACCAGACGGTTCGGGAGAGCCAGGTTGCGCGCAATATCCCGGACGGGCTGCGTACGGGGAATCTCCCGGTGGTTCGACACACCGGCACTCGCGGGCTTGAGACTCTCAGTGACCGTAGGAGTCAGGTGGTTTCCACTGGCTTGGAGGACCGTCTCAAGGAGCGCCGTGAGGCCGTTAGGCGCTTGCGGCGTCGCCGGGTCCTGCTGGGGCTGGCGGCGGTGCTGGTGCTGGGTGTGGTGGGCTGGGTGGCGTTGTTCTCCCCACTGCTGGCGCTCAAGCTTGACCAGGTGGAGATACATGGTTCAGACGGTTCTGTCAGTGAGGAACAGATCCGTCAGCTCTACGCGCCGTTGGAAGGACGCTCCCTGTTGAGACTGGATATGGGGGAGCTGGAGACCGCCACCGTCCGGAGCCTGGTGCGGATTCGGGCGGCTGGAGTGAGCCGTTCATGGCCCAACGGCTTGGTTGTGCAGCTGGAGATGCGTGAGCCGGTGGCCGTCCGGCAGACGGACGGCGGTTATGAGGTATTAGATGCGCAGGCGGTGGTGCTTGAGACCGTGGCGACGCCGCCGGGTGGACTAGCAAGCCTCCAGGCTCCTGTTGGTCAACAGCTGAGTGCGGAGATGGTGACCGCTGTCGTCACCGCAGTGGGGAGCTTGGACGCGCAGACCAGGGCGCAGGTGGTCTCTGGTACCGCCTCCGCAGCTGGCCAGGTGACTTTGACCTTGCAAAGTGGAGCGAGAGTCATGTGGGGGGACGCTTCACAGCCGGAGCTGAAGGCGCAGGTGTTGCGGACTCTGCTGGGTACACAGGCCAAGGTCTACGACGTGTCCTCACCCAAGTACCCGACCACTTCCTGA
- the ftsZ gene encoding cell division protein FtsZ has protein sequence MTESQHYQAVIKVVGVGGGGVNAVNRMIEADLRGVEFIAVNTDAQALLMTDADVKLDVGRDLTRGLGAGADPSIGRKAAEDHIEDIRAAITGADMVFVTAGEGGGTGTGGAPVVAKISREIGALTIGVVTRPFAFEGRRRSAQAEEGIANLREQVDTLIVIPNDRLLDIADPNISVVDAFKQADQVLLQGVQGITELITTPGLINVDFNDVKSVMQGAGSALMGIGYSSGEDRAVAATEMAISSPLLETSIDGAHGVLLFFQGGADLGLLEMSKAAELVREAVHPEANIIVGNVVDGALGDEVRVTVIAAGFDEVPAVSAPRTPQQVAPGYGQPTSRTGQQPQHSHQVQQSSHSSATVRGAHRLDTGATQRAAAAQVNPPTAPTADLSVAPEAVERLMPAEERAPIYPGQQPAASPQLVVPPVINDEGVTDIDLPDFLR, from the coding sequence GTGACGGAATCTCAGCACTACCAGGCAGTCATCAAGGTGGTGGGCGTCGGTGGCGGTGGCGTCAACGCTGTCAACCGCATGATCGAGGCCGACCTGCGCGGCGTCGAGTTCATTGCCGTCAACACTGACGCACAGGCCCTGCTCATGACTGACGCCGACGTCAAGCTCGACGTCGGCCGCGATCTCACCCGTGGCCTTGGTGCCGGCGCCGACCCCTCCATCGGACGCAAGGCCGCAGAGGACCACATCGAGGACATCCGCGCCGCCATCACCGGCGCCGACATGGTCTTTGTGACCGCAGGGGAGGGGGGTGGCACCGGCACTGGTGGCGCCCCCGTCGTCGCCAAGATCTCCCGGGAGATCGGCGCCCTGACTATCGGTGTGGTCACCCGGCCCTTCGCCTTCGAGGGACGTCGTCGCTCCGCCCAGGCCGAGGAGGGTATCGCCAACCTGCGTGAGCAGGTGGACACCCTCATCGTCATCCCTAACGACCGCCTCTTGGACATTGCCGACCCCAATATCTCCGTGGTCGACGCCTTTAAACAGGCCGACCAGGTCCTCCTCCAGGGTGTCCAGGGCATCACCGAACTCATCACCACCCCCGGCCTGATCAACGTGGACTTCAACGACGTCAAGTCCGTTATGCAGGGGGCCGGTTCCGCCCTCATGGGTATCGGTTATTCCTCCGGTGAGGACCGCGCTGTGGCCGCCACCGAGATGGCGATCTCCTCCCCGCTGCTCGAAACCTCCATCGACGGCGCTCACGGCGTGCTGCTCTTCTTCCAGGGCGGCGCGGACCTAGGTTTGCTTGAGATGAGCAAGGCCGCCGAGCTCGTGCGCGAGGCCGTGCACCCGGAGGCCAACATCATTGTTGGCAACGTGGTTGACGGCGCGCTAGGTGACGAGGTGCGCGTGACCGTGATCGCCGCTGGCTTTGACGAGGTGCCCGCGGTTTCCGCCCCCCGTACCCCGCAGCAGGTGGCACCCGGCTACGGTCAGCCCACCTCTCGCACCGGCCAACAGCCGCAGCACAGCCACCAGGTCCAGCAGTCCTCCCACAGCAGCGCAACCGTCCGTGGCGCACACCGCCTGGACACCGGAGCTACTCAGCGGGCCGCTGCGGCACAGGTGAATCCTCCTACCGCCCCGACCGCCGACCTCTCAGTCGCGCCTGAGGCCGTTGAGAGGCTCATGCCCGCCGAGGAGCGTGCGCCGATCTACCCGGGGCAGCAGCCCGCTGCCTCACCGCAGCTTGTGGTGCCCCCGGTCATCAATGATGAGGGTGTCACGGACATTGACCTGCCAGACTTCCTGCGCTGA